TTCGGTGATGATGATAATGTGGATATGCAGCCTGCGGCTGAGCCGGTACAAGCGGCACTGGTGCAGCCGTTAGCGGACAAGGAATTTACTCTGAACAGCAACACTGACGCTAAAGCAGAGAGCACGCCACCCTCGCCGGATACGGATACGCATTCTTCAGATGTTTCGGCTTCATCCGAGCAACCTGTCCGTAAGGTCGAGCGGCGTCAGCCAGCCGCGACAAAAGGTGCATCTGGCACGGTTAAACCTGCACCGTCCCAGGGGCGTCACTCTTCACTGAATACGGCTTCTGCTGAGCATAAGGTTAATGCGTCATGGAACAGCCTCTCTCCCTTTTCTTTCCGGGGAACCAATACGGTCAATCACATCACCCGAGCTTATAACGATCAGAAGGAAGCAGAAGTGGAGATAAATGATCTGAAAGACACATACAATAAGATCCGTAATAGTATGAAAGACACTTATAAAGTGTAGGAGCGGTGCTTCGTTGAGCGGGCGCCCGTTGAGTCCCTGGAGTCTCAGAAAATTTTCAATAACCGGACTTTATTTTCAGAAGGTAAGTAATTTTGGCACTGAATAAAGAACAGGCTCTGTCACGAGTATACGGGCTGATTCAGCAAGCCAGTGGCCTTCCAGCTGAAAAAATTGGGCAGCATGACAGCCTGATTAACGACCTGGCACTGGATTCTGTTGAACTCATTGATTTACTGATGCAGCTTGAAGAATACAATATTGTCATTCCGGAGTCGCAAGTTAACAGCCAGTTAACCGCGGATCGTTTAGCCGCTTACTTCACTAACGACCTGTAAAGTGCTGCGTCTCTGACCGCACGATTTGGTTGTTTTAATGCGTCGAACCCTTCTGCATGGCCGCCGATTTTCGCGCGGCCATTCACTCTCCGGTGATCGTTTCACCCGCAGCTCTTTGCGGCAAATAAGCCACTTTTTGAGATTTCCGTGTTTTCAGCCATCAACCGGTACTCGTCCGGCGTCAGGCTTTCCCCCTTGTGTCAGCTGCCGCACCCGCTGCGCTACTCGCGGGTTGACCAGCTAAACGGCTGCCCGATATAAGCGCGTAGCGCATCCATAAAGATGCTCACCCGCGCGGGCGGGTTTCGCAGCGCGCGCAGCGCATAGATCCCCGTTGATGCGGCAGCGTGATCGGCCCATTCCGGGCAGATTTGCGTCAGTACACCGGCCTGAATATCGGGCCCAGCCACCCAGTCGGGCAGGTAAGCAATGCCCAGACCTTCGATAGCGGCAAGGCGCATCGCTTCAAAATCATCGCAGCCGAAAACGGGCTGAGCATGGCTGCAGCGTGCCGGATGGCCGAGCACATCGCTCCAGCGCAGCAGGTCGGCCCCGTGCAGCTTGTCGATAAGGCGATGGGCGGCAATCTCGTTCAGCGCCACCGGCGCGCCGGCGCGGGCAAGGTATGCCGGACTGGCGCAGAGTACACGGGTCTGTATGGCGATGCGCGTACCAATCAGCGTACTGTCTGCCATATCGCCGATGCGTATGACCACGTCAAGCCGCTCCGCCAC
This portion of the Erwinia sp. E602 genome encodes:
- a CDS encoding acyl carrier protein produces the protein MALNKEQALSRVYGLIQQASGLPAEKIGQHDSLINDLALDSVELIDLLMQLEEYNIVIPESQVNSQLTADRLAAYFTNDL
- a CDS encoding LysR family transcriptional regulator, with the protein product MRIADKIAITHNSYAKNAQMQSEKFAEFLGVFVDVARESSFSGAGRRRGRTPSSVGRQIDALESYLETPLFLRSTRHLTLTDAGEALLVRARQILDSLDDARQELASMKGDVTGTLRVACYPTFGKRYVLPVMGQLARQYPDLNVELDLTERIADPVAERLDVVIRIGDMADSTLIGTRIAIQTRVLCASPAYLARAGAPVALNEIAAHRLIDKLHGADLLRWSDVLGHPARCSHAQPVFGCDDFEAMRLAAIEGLGIAYLPDWVAGPDIQAGVLTQICPEWADHAAASTGIYALRALRNPPARVSIFMDALRAYIGQPFSWSTRE